Proteins encoded by one window of Clostridium bornimense:
- a CDS encoding DUF421 domain-containing protein, whose protein sequence is MFTLLIRTFILFIIIIITMRIMGKRQIGELQPYELVITIIISELASIPISDTKIPLVHSICPIITLILLQVILSVIQMKFDKARTLLCGKPSLLIKNGYIDIEEMKRQKLNLDDLLEELRLAGYYNLEDIEYAILETSGKLSIIPKTKLTSVTKKDLNIKVQQDILPLTLISDGKIRYKNLQSINKDMEWLKNELARKSIYSYKDVFIGIINSEGKTYFQRKN, encoded by the coding sequence ATGTTTACTTTATTAATTCGAACTTTTATATTATTTATAATAATTATTATAACTATGAGAATTATGGGAAAACGTCAAATTGGAGAACTACAGCCTTATGAATTAGTAATTACGATAATAATATCTGAACTTGCATCAATACCTATTTCAGATACTAAAATTCCTTTAGTTCATAGTATATGTCCTATTATAACATTAATTCTACTACAAGTTATTTTATCTGTTATACAAATGAAATTTGATAAAGCAAGAACCCTATTATGTGGTAAGCCAAGCTTACTTATAAAAAATGGTTATATAGATATAGAAGAAATGAAAAGACAAAAATTAAATCTAGATGACTTACTTGAAGAATTACGTCTTGCCGGTTATTACAATCTAGAAGATATAGAATACGCAATTTTAGAAACCTCTGGAAAATTATCTATAATTCCAAAAACAAAACTAACTTCTGTTACAAAAAAAGACTTAAATATAAAAGTTCAGCAAGATATCCTTCCTCTTACTCTAATATCTGATGGCAAAATACGATATAAAAATCTACAAAGCATAAATAAAGATATGGAATGGCTAAAAAATGAATTAGCTAGAAAATCTATTTATTCATATAAGGATGTCTTTATAGGTATTATAAATTCTGAAGGTAAAACTTATTTTCAAAGAAAAAATTAA
- a CDS encoding nucleoside kinase produces the protein MIKEEYRSCVRSLIMILVKATNDVFPDSRVVLEHSLGEGIFGEIHKKQPLTKQNIELIKNRMEEIIRADYRFIKKKIRRGEAENFFKGKAVEDKIKLLRYVKKEEISLYSLDDYYDYFFGDMINSTGDIKNFDIIYYNPGFILLPPKGINTKELGAFKEQKNLFKIFYESEQWGNILGVGNVGDLNEKIDNGEIIDIIRINEALHEKKIAYIADSIHQNKNVKVVLIAGPSSSGKTTFCNRLSIQLRVNGITPVPISLDNYFVHRDKTPLDEEGNPDFESIYALDLKLFNEDLNNLLEGKEVNLPVFNFKTGMRNTSSNKTKLPENGVLLIEGIHGLNDLLTSSIDKKYKYKIYLSALTQLNLDDHNRISTADVRIIRRIVRDSLSRGYSGEATLKMWDSIKRGEKKNIFIFQEEADAMFNSTLVYELCVLKKYAIRELKKIEKNSVVYNDAKRLIDLLDVFNEINSEDIPDNSIIREFIGGSCFYEY, from the coding sequence ATGATTAAAGAAGAGTATAGAAGTTGTGTGAGGTCATTAATAATGATCTTAGTTAAAGCTACTAATGATGTTTTTCCAGATAGTAGAGTAGTATTAGAGCATTCGTTAGGAGAAGGCATTTTTGGAGAAATTCATAAAAAGCAGCCTCTTACAAAACAAAATATTGAATTAATTAAGAATAGAATGGAAGAAATAATAAGAGCAGATTATAGGTTTATTAAGAAGAAAATAAGAAGAGGTGAGGCAGAAAATTTTTTTAAGGGAAAAGCTGTGGAAGATAAAATAAAGTTATTAAGGTATGTAAAAAAAGAAGAAATATCTTTATATAGTTTAGATGATTATTATGATTATTTTTTTGGAGATATGATTAATTCTACTGGAGATATAAAAAACTTTGATATTATTTATTATAATCCTGGATTTATACTACTACCTCCTAAGGGAATAAATACTAAAGAATTAGGGGCATTTAAAGAACAAAAGAATTTATTTAAAATATTTTATGAGAGTGAACAATGGGGTAACATTCTGGGGGTAGGGAATGTTGGTGACTTAAATGAGAAAATTGATAATGGAGAGATAATAGATATTATAAGAATAAATGAGGCTTTACATGAGAAAAAAATAGCATATATAGCTGATTCTATTCATCAAAATAAAAATGTTAAAGTTGTTTTGATAGCGGGTCCATCATCATCTGGGAAAACTACTTTTTGTAATAGGTTATCTATACAACTTAGGGTAAATGGAATAACTCCAGTACCTATATCTTTAGATAATTATTTTGTTCATAGAGATAAAACTCCGTTAGATGAGGAGGGAAATCCTGATTTTGAATCTATATATGCATTAGATTTAAAATTATTTAATGAAGATTTAAATAATTTATTAGAGGGTAAAGAAGTTAATCTACCAGTTTTTAATTTTAAAACTGGAATGAGAAATACAAGTTCTAATAAAACGAAATTGCCTGAAAATGGTGTTCTGTTAATAGAAGGGATTCATGGATTAAATGATCTATTGACTAGTTCTATAGATAAAAAATATAAATATAAGATCTATTTATCAGCATTAACACAATTAAATCTTGATGATCATAATAGAATTTCTACTGCTGATGTTAGAATTATAAGAAGAATTGTTAGAGACTCATTATCAAGAGGATATAGTGGAGAGGCAACATTAAAGATGTGGGACTCTATAAAGAGAGGAGAGAAAAAGAATATTTTTATCTTTCAAGAAGAAGCTGATGCAATGTTTAATTCTACTTTAGTATATGAATTATGTGTATTAAAAAAATATGCAATAAGAGAATTGAAAAAGATAGAAAAGAATTCTGTAGTATATAATGATGCAAAAAGATTAATAGACTTGTTAGATGTTTTTAATGAAATTAATAGTGAAGATATCCCGGATAATTCTATAATTAGAGAATTTATAGGTGGTAGTTGTTTTTATGAATATTAA